From a single Arthrobacter sp. SLBN-112 genomic region:
- a CDS encoding LysR family transcriptional regulator, producing the protein MLHEEEDYLFDIRRLALLLEVVEQGSITAAAELKMYSPSAVSQQLRKLEQEVGQPLLNRRSRGVVPTEAGQMLAGHARKIVRQMRAAQSDLNQLAGLNRGSLTVGTFPTLAGSFLPLVIRAFKKRYPAIGLSLRSARFDELVADLESGVTGLCLLWDYPWNPFHDDAIRVTEVFRESTVVLVARGHRLADREEVSMEDLRAESWIVRAEAHPVVEVLQRSAHDAGFEPVIAFQANDYQEAQAMVSVGMGVAMVPKTAVALQHPDVRVLSLGEAAPLRRVLLAQRQDKVYAPAEVAFHSTLLEIARERAGDYL; encoded by the coding sequence TTGCTTCACGAAGAAGAGGACTATTTATTCGATATCCGGCGGCTCGCCCTGCTGCTGGAGGTGGTGGAGCAGGGCTCAATCACCGCGGCAGCCGAGCTGAAGATGTACAGCCCGTCGGCCGTGTCCCAGCAGCTCCGGAAGCTGGAGCAGGAGGTGGGGCAACCGCTGCTGAACCGCCGCTCGCGTGGGGTGGTGCCCACCGAAGCAGGACAGATGCTGGCTGGCCACGCACGCAAGATCGTGCGCCAGATGCGGGCGGCGCAGTCCGACCTGAACCAGTTGGCAGGACTGAACCGCGGCTCCCTGACTGTAGGTACGTTTCCAACGCTGGCGGGATCCTTCCTGCCGCTCGTCATCCGTGCCTTCAAGAAGCGCTACCCCGCGATAGGCCTGTCCCTGCGCAGCGCCCGCTTCGATGAGCTTGTGGCGGACCTCGAATCCGGGGTTACCGGGCTGTGCCTGCTCTGGGACTACCCGTGGAATCCCTTTCATGACGACGCCATCCGCGTCACGGAAGTCTTCCGTGAGAGCACCGTTGTCCTTGTGGCCCGGGGGCACCGGCTGGCCGACCGGGAGGAGGTCAGCATGGAGGATCTTCGCGCCGAATCGTGGATTGTGCGGGCGGAGGCGCACCCGGTGGTGGAGGTGCTTCAGCGGTCCGCCCATGACGCCGGGTTCGAGCCGGTGATTGCCTTCCAGGCGAACGACTACCAGGAGGCCCAGGCGATGGTGAGCGTGGGGATGGGGGTGGCCATGGTCCCCAAGACCGCAGTGGCACTGCAGCACCCCGACGTGCGGGTACTGAGCCTGGGCGAGGCTGCGCCGCTGCGCAGGGTATTGCTGGCGCAGCGGCAGGACAAGGTGTACGCCCCGGCGGAGGTCGCCTTCCACTCAACCCTGCTGGAAATCGCGCGGGAACGGGCCGGCGACTACCTCTAG
- a CDS encoding PrpF domain-containing protein, whose amino-acid sequence MRFEAEWMRGGTSKCWVFEAGHLQEGGASLDVLLPRLYGSPDSRQIDGVGGATSTTSKAVILHRPAGEGVDIEFTFAQVGIEEATVDWGSNCGNCSAVVGLYAIEKGWVIPDGDVTRVVTRNTNTGQIIVQRVATPSGELPDVPSAHMPGVPFAGHLVGLGFQDPAGKTTGALLPSGAPSDTISAGGTPWTVSMVDAGAPVVMVRAAELGLDPARYETWQSGIEQQLDVLEQIRRQAAVRMGLVSTIAGAARAIPKLAVVGPPADRDPDCDVNVMMLSMGKPHPALAITGSIALTLAARTPGTVLHAMTGGPLGATLRLRTPAGVIETWTEDHDGSLLVGVDRTARTIATTIIHLPEVSRSAAAAALAGATF is encoded by the coding sequence ATGAGGTTTGAAGCGGAATGGATGCGCGGGGGCACCAGCAAATGCTGGGTGTTCGAGGCCGGGCACCTCCAGGAGGGCGGCGCCAGCCTGGATGTGCTGCTGCCGCGGCTGTACGGGAGTCCCGACTCCCGGCAGATTGACGGCGTAGGCGGGGCCACGTCCACCACCAGCAAGGCAGTGATCCTGCACCGGCCGGCCGGGGAGGGCGTGGACATCGAGTTCACCTTTGCGCAGGTAGGCATCGAAGAGGCCACCGTGGACTGGGGCAGCAACTGCGGAAACTGCTCGGCAGTAGTTGGCCTGTACGCCATCGAGAAGGGGTGGGTGATTCCGGACGGCGACGTCACCCGCGTCGTCACCAGGAACACGAACACCGGCCAGATCATCGTCCAGCGCGTCGCCACTCCGTCCGGGGAACTGCCGGACGTACCGTCGGCCCACATGCCCGGCGTACCGTTTGCGGGCCACTTGGTGGGGTTGGGTTTCCAGGACCCCGCCGGGAAGACCACCGGGGCCCTGCTGCCCAGCGGCGCACCGAGCGACACCATTTCTGCCGGCGGGACGCCTTGGACTGTCTCCATGGTGGATGCCGGAGCTCCTGTGGTGATGGTCCGGGCCGCTGAACTCGGCCTGGACCCGGCCCGCTACGAAACCTGGCAGTCCGGCATCGAACAACAACTCGACGTCCTGGAACAGATCCGGCGGCAGGCAGCGGTGCGGATGGGGCTGGTTTCCACCATCGCCGGCGCGGCCCGCGCCATCCCCAAGCTCGCCGTCGTCGGACCTCCCGCTGACCGGGACCCGGACTGCGATGTAAACGTCATGATGCTTTCGATGGGCAAGCCGCACCCGGCGCTGGCCATCACCGGGAGCATCGCCCTGACCCTGGCCGCACGCACGCCGGGAACTGTGCTGCACGCCATGACCGGCGGCCCCCTGGGCGCCACCCTGCGCCTCCGCACCCCGGCCGGGGTGATCGAAACGTGGACCGAGGACCACGACGGAAGCCTGCTCGTCGGCGTCGACCGCACGGCCCGCACCATCGCCACCACCATCATCCATCTCCCCGAGGTTTCCCGCAGCGCCGCCGCTGCAGCCCTCGCGGGCGCTACCTTCTGA
- a CDS encoding SLC13 family permease: MTNTVQTKDVLADDPQTKDVPAHGVEPGAAHVPETQDKRPARASSRRRRILLWVVAGLAILGVIALVVGGIFNQGAATDPEPTMTAVQIIPLVILVVMFVVATKWPLNIGVMGLVASFGVGYFMLGMTDKQILEEFPASIVLTIIGVTYFFSMAQRNGTIDIIVKGCVRMVRGKTLLLPWVFFLIAAALTSLGTFSPAAIALLAPAAIGFAYESRIHPVVMGAFIINGAHAGGFSPLSVAGVLVHDIALKNDFPISQGGLFIASFALNLILSVLTIVLFALIGKLRDGASGQHVDVDTSSTGRPHGQQVLTLALIAAMLVCTLGFHMPIGFVALTAGLLLAFINIKEHKTFIGGISWSTVLLVAGMITYVSLLQHVGVIDTLAEQALALGAPLLIALVLCYVIGVGSAFASSTALLTAFIPLAGPLLATSSLSASGTVAALAIAATVVDVSPFSTDGALVVANARDDDRQRVYKQLMFYAGGVVLVAPALAWALLVPTGIM; encoded by the coding sequence ATGACCAATACTGTCCAGACCAAAGATGTGCTGGCCGACGACCCGCAGACCAAGGACGTGCCGGCCCACGGCGTGGAGCCCGGCGCAGCTCATGTACCGGAAACACAGGATAAGCGCCCCGCGCGCGCTTCCTCCCGGCGTCGTCGTATCCTGCTGTGGGTGGTGGCCGGCCTGGCCATCCTGGGTGTGATTGCCCTCGTTGTCGGCGGCATCTTCAACCAGGGAGCCGCCACGGACCCGGAGCCGACCATGACCGCTGTCCAGATCATCCCGCTGGTGATCCTCGTGGTGATGTTCGTCGTGGCCACCAAGTGGCCGCTGAACATCGGCGTGATGGGGCTCGTGGCGTCCTTCGGCGTCGGCTACTTCATGCTGGGGATGACCGACAAGCAGATCCTCGAAGAGTTCCCTGCCAGCATCGTCCTGACCATCATCGGTGTCACGTACTTCTTCAGCATGGCCCAGCGGAACGGCACCATCGACATCATCGTCAAGGGCTGCGTGCGGATGGTCCGCGGCAAGACGCTGCTGCTGCCGTGGGTGTTCTTCCTGATCGCCGCCGCACTGACCTCGCTCGGAACGTTCTCCCCCGCCGCCATCGCACTGCTGGCACCGGCCGCCATTGGATTCGCGTACGAATCGCGCATCCACCCGGTGGTCATGGGCGCCTTCATCATCAACGGTGCACACGCCGGTGGCTTCTCCCCGCTGTCCGTGGCCGGCGTCCTGGTCCACGACATCGCACTGAAGAATGACTTCCCGATTTCCCAGGGCGGCCTGTTCATCGCCAGCTTCGCCCTGAACCTGATCCTGTCGGTGCTGACCATCGTCCTGTTCGCCCTGATCGGCAAGCTGCGTGACGGCGCAAGCGGGCAGCACGTGGACGTTGACACGTCCTCCACCGGGCGCCCGCACGGCCAGCAGGTCCTGACGCTGGCGCTGATCGCGGCAATGCTGGTGTGCACCCTCGGTTTCCACATGCCCATCGGCTTCGTGGCCCTCACCGCCGGCCTGCTGCTCGCATTCATCAATATCAAGGAACACAAGACCTTCATCGGCGGCATCTCCTGGTCCACCGTCCTGCTGGTGGCCGGCATGATCACCTACGTGTCCCTGCTGCAGCACGTGGGCGTCATCGACACCCTGGCCGAGCAGGCCCTGGCCCTGGGGGCTCCGCTGCTGATCGCGCTGGTCCTCTGCTATGTGATCGGCGTTGGCTCCGCCTTCGCGTCGTCCACCGCCCTGCTGACCGCGTTTATCCCTCTGGCCGGCCCGCTCCTGGCCACCAGCTCGCTCAGCGCCTCCGGAACCGTTGCCGCCCTGGCCATCGCCGCCACCGTCGTCGACGTCTCCCCCTTCTCCACGGACGGTGCGCTGGTCGTAGCCAACGCCCGCGACGACGACCGGCAGCGCGTCTACAAGCAGCTGATGTTCTACGCAGGCGGCGTGGTGCTGGTAGCCCCCGCCCTGGCCTGGGCATTGCTGGTACCCACCGGCATCATGTAG
- a CDS encoding AAA family ATPase: protein MIIALTGIDGSGKSTAARALVSSVRAQGGRALLLSNHAGRRVMSLLAARLGVRVPVQLADAVETALRVGNVLVSHLRARRFDGLVVMDRHLHCQLALRAANGLPRGQFLPWLLARLPQPDAIVHLDIDPAEAHRRIVSRGTDSENLADLAAFQAGYRELPEYAGFVKVDASVPKEQLMAELLWRLADVGGNGLRHIPLDALSLQKRGRARIEKSWPAP, encoded by the coding sequence ATGATCATTGCGCTGACGGGCATCGACGGATCGGGGAAGTCGACGGCGGCCCGCGCCCTGGTGTCCTCGGTGCGGGCGCAGGGCGGCAGGGCGCTGCTGTTGAGCAACCACGCGGGCCGGCGGGTCATGTCCCTGCTGGCCGCCCGGCTGGGAGTGCGCGTGCCCGTCCAACTGGCTGACGCCGTCGAAACCGCCCTCCGGGTGGGCAACGTCCTGGTCTCGCACCTGCGCGCCCGCCGCTTTGACGGCCTGGTGGTCATGGACCGGCACCTCCACTGCCAGCTGGCGCTGCGTGCCGCCAACGGACTGCCGCGCGGGCAGTTCCTGCCCTGGCTGCTGGCCCGACTGCCGCAACCGGACGCCATCGTCCACCTGGACATCGACCCCGCCGAGGCACACCGCCGCATCGTTTCGCGCGGAACGGATTCCGAGAACCTTGCCGATCTCGCCGCCTTCCAGGCCGGGTACCGGGAACTGCCGGAGTACGCGGGGTTCGTGAAAGTCGACGCCTCCGTCCCGAAAGAGCAGCTGATGGCGGAGCTGCTCTGGCGGCTGGCCGACGTCGGTGGAAACGGGCTGCGCCATATCCCGCTAGACGCCTTGTCCTTACAGAAAAGGGGGCGGGCCAGGATAGAAAAGTCCTGGCCAGCCCCCTGA
- a CDS encoding GntR family transcriptional regulator: protein MFAKSRSAAGAAATAINNTQVPKHEQLRLIILKLAKEELEPGARLPSERTLMDSYGVSRITVRAAIGRLVNEGHLVRVPAKGTFVADSPVQSTLHLASFTQEMEAMGHVPSTVVLVAEAGTAPADTAEALSLPPGSEAIHLKRLRLADGRPVSVDDAWYNPEHARGLLDIDLTGSVYKALAAQFGHQIDRARQSVRSEGAPADVGALLGTGTGAPVLAFDRVSYSGPLAIEHSRSWYRSDRYSLNMEVRL from the coding sequence TTGTTCGCCAAATCAAGGAGCGCCGCGGGAGCGGCGGCCACGGCCATCAATAACACCCAGGTCCCCAAGCACGAGCAACTGCGGCTGATCATACTCAAGCTCGCCAAAGAGGAACTGGAGCCCGGCGCCCGGCTTCCCAGCGAGCGGACGCTCATGGACTCTTACGGCGTCAGCCGCATCACAGTCCGCGCCGCCATCGGCCGCCTGGTCAATGAGGGGCACCTGGTCCGGGTTCCGGCGAAAGGTACCTTCGTGGCGGATTCCCCAGTGCAGTCAACGCTCCACCTGGCCTCGTTCACGCAGGAAATGGAGGCGATGGGACACGTGCCCAGTACGGTGGTGCTGGTGGCCGAGGCGGGCACTGCCCCCGCGGATACGGCCGAGGCACTCAGCCTGCCACCGGGCTCCGAGGCCATCCACTTGAAGCGCCTCCGCCTGGCAGACGGCCGGCCGGTCAGCGTGGATGACGCCTGGTACAACCCCGAGCATGCCCGCGGACTTCTGGATATCGACCTGACAGGCTCGGTTTACAAAGCCCTCGCCGCGCAGTTCGGGCACCAGATCGACAGGGCCCGGCAGAGCGTGAGGTCCGAGGGCGCCCCCGCGGATGTGGGGGCGCTCCTCGGAACCGGCACAGGGGCGCCGGTACTGGCCTTCGACCGGGTGTCCTATTCAGGGCCCCTTGCCATCGAACATTCTCGCTCGTGGTACCGCTCCGACCGCTACTCCCTGAACATGGAAGTCCGGCTCTAG
- a CDS encoding PTS sugar transporter subunit IIA encodes MAQSLVVLAPIAGTVVPLAEVPDPVFAGQMVGSGAAVEPPAGEMFDVVSPVAGKVIKLLPHAFVVVESSGRGVLTHVGIDTVKLKGEGFKLLIAQGDTVDAGAAVMRVDPTAALAAGYSMVSPVVVLDTKPDMATLTGAGAVTAGQELFSLD; translated from the coding sequence GTGGCACAGTCCCTGGTGGTGCTGGCACCCATTGCCGGTACCGTAGTTCCGCTTGCCGAAGTCCCCGACCCTGTTTTCGCCGGCCAGATGGTGGGTTCCGGCGCCGCAGTGGAACCGCCGGCAGGCGAAATGTTCGACGTCGTCTCCCCGGTCGCGGGAAAGGTGATCAAGCTGCTGCCGCATGCCTTTGTAGTGGTTGAGTCCTCAGGGCGCGGTGTGCTCACCCATGTGGGCATCGACACGGTCAAACTCAAAGGCGAAGGCTTTAAGCTGCTGATTGCCCAAGGCGACACTGTCGACGCCGGCGCTGCCGTCATGCGCGTCGATCCCACCGCCGCCCTCGCGGCCGGTTACTCGATGGTGAGTCCCGTCGTCGTCCTCGACACCAAGCCGGACATGGCAACGCTCACTGGAGCCGGCGCTGTCACCGCCGGCCAGGAGCTGTTCTCGCTGGACTAG
- a CDS encoding glucose PTS transporter subunit EIIB, translating into MSKAEKIIEGLGGAGNIVEIEACITRLRTEVKDGSLVNEASLKAAGAHGVLASGTAVQVIVGPEADTLAEDIEDLL; encoded by the coding sequence ATGTCCAAAGCAGAAAAGATCATTGAAGGACTGGGCGGAGCCGGCAACATCGTGGAGATTGAAGCCTGCATTACCCGCCTTCGCACTGAGGTTAAAGATGGTTCCCTGGTGAACGAGGCCTCCCTGAAGGCCGCCGGAGCCCACGGCGTGCTGGCCTCCGGCACGGCTGTCCAAGTCATCGTTGGCCCCGAGGCCGACACCCTGGCCGAAGACATCGAGGACCTCCTCTAG